Genomic window (Desulforapulum autotrophicum HRM2):
GACATTGACGAGAACGACACCCTTGAAACCATCAAGAAAAAGGGGCTTGCCCTTGAGTGGGAACTCTATCCCGAGTGTATCCAGAAGTTTGCACGAAGGATTCTGGGATAGGGGTGTTATCCGATTACCTTGAGCATCAACGGGATGGCTGCCATGGTGCCGATGGAGCTGCCAAGATTTGTAAATACAACCACCAGCAGAATCCGGGTGACATTGTTTCTCCAGAATCCCCGTACTGTGAGGATGTCAACGGGTATGGATTCAAGGTCCTTTACCTTGGGTTTTCTTGAGATTGCCTCCACAAGGCCCGACACCCATCCTGCGGCAATCATGGGGTTGAGGGATGTCAACGGGGCCGCAAGGATCGAGGTGAGGATTGTCCAGGGGTGTGCCAGGGCTGCAACGGCGCCAAGTCCCGCAAAGAGACCATTGGCTGCAATCCACATCCAGATCATGTCTGTGCCACCGCCCTTGCCCTTTATGAAGAATCCTGCACCAAACAGGACAAGAATGGCAAGGGGAATGAGCCACTTCATGATCTTTCCGAAATTGCCACCCCTGGGTATCCGGGTCAACTCATCCATGTCCACAGCGGTGCTGTCTGCCAGGTAGCGTTTGATGCCGGGAACGTGACCTGCACCTGCAACGGCAACGATCCTGTCACCCGGGGCGGTTCGGATGGTTTCTGCAAGAAACTGGTCCCGTTCGTCAATCAGTATTCTTTCAAGGATGGGGTGGGAGCGTTTCATGTCCGCAAGCAGGGTTTGCAGGATGTCCTCCTGCTTCATACGTTCGATTTCCTCTTCAGTGATCTCGTCGGTGTTGCCAAGGGAGAAAACCATCTGGAACATCAGCTTGAGTCGTTCCCACAGGCCCATGCTTCTCCATACCCGGGTAAGGGTGGTCTGGATTGCCCTGTCCGCTGGAAAAATTCGGGCGTCAATTTTTTCGCCTGCCTCAATGGCGTTGATCATCTCCTGGCCGGGTTTGATTTCAAATTTTTCTGCAATTCGTTTCTGGAACGAGGCAAGCATCAGGTTCATGAGAAGGAACATGGCCTTTTTTTCCCGGATTACCTTGATGATGTCCATGTTGCGCCAGGCGTCCTTGTCCCGTATGGATTGAAGCCGGGTCTCGCAGAGCTCCACACACACGGTGTCCGGACGTTCAGACTCAATGACCCGGGTGACAAGGAGGGCGCTCTCTTTGGAGACGTGGGCCGTTCCGATTAAAATGATCTCTTTTCCGTTGCAGAAGATGCGGTCTACCCCTTCAAGGTCTGCAGTTGCTATGTTGTCCATACGCCCATGGTGTCCTTAAATTGTCCTAAAGGTTGTCTGTTGGTTCAGCAAAGCAATAATTATAATCATTTCAAGGACAATGGCAAGAAATAAAACGTCACCCATTGACCTTGTGTCTGGATGTGTGATATCTGCTGGGTCATGAAATCAATGGACGAACAAATACTGCGGGCAACAAAAGAGATCGTGGTGAAGTTTATCGAGTTAGGAAGGCTTTCCCCTGCAACCGTGCATGAATCCATCCGGGATATCCATGCCACCATCAGGGAAACGGTCAAGGGCAGCATGGACACAGACACGAAGGACCAGGAGTAGTTTTTCTTTAATGGGCCCTGGCCCAGTTTATTCCTGCCGCTATGTTGACCTTCAAGGGTACCTTGAGGGCAAACACCCCTTCCATGACCTGTCGGGCAAGATCCATGAGGGCCTCTTTTTCCGCCAGGGGCGTTTCAAAGATAATTTCATCGTGGACGGACAGGAGCATCCGTGATTTTAGCGGTGTTTTTTTTAGTTCCCTGTCCATGTTGATCATGGCAAGCTTGATCAGATCTGCGGCACTGCCCTGAACCGGCGTGTTAATGGCGGCCCTTTCGGCAAGTTTCCTTAGGTTCACGTTGGAGGCGTTGATGTCGTTGAGCCGCCTTTTCCTGCCAAGAATGGTTGTCACCTCTCCGGTTGTTTTTGCCTGTTCGATGGTTTTGTCAATGAATCTTTTTACCCCTGCATACCTTGCAAAGTAGGAATCAATATAGGTCTGGGCTGTTTTCCGTGTGACGTTGATCTCCTTTGCAAGTTTAAAGGCGCTCATTCCGTACATGATACCAAAGTTGATGGCCTTTGCCTGGCGCCTTAAATCCTCGGTGATGAACTCGGGAAATGCCTGGAACACCTCGGCCGCCGTTCTTGTATGGATATCTTCGTCGTTTCTAAACGACTGAATCAGGATTTCGTCCTCGGCAAAGTGGGCAAGGAGCCTGAGTTCAATCTGGGAGTAGTCGGCCGCAACAAGGATGTGGCCCGGTTCGGGAACGAAGGCCTCTCTGATCATTTTACCTTCGTTCGTACGGATGGGGATGTTCTGAAGGTTGGGGTCCGAGCTTGAGAGCCTGCCCGTTGCTGTGATGGCCTGGTTGAACGAGGTGTGGATTCTGCCCGTCTCTGGATGGATAAGTTCCTGGAGGGCGTCTGAATAGGTGGATTTAAGTTTTCCAAGGGAGCGGTATCTCAGGATCTTTTCCGGCAGTTCATGGTGTTCTGCCAGTTCATTGAGCACCTCCACATCTGTTGAATAACCGGTTTTTTTCTTGGTTTTTTTCTTGGCAGGCAGTTGCAGTTTTTCAAACAGAATAGTGCCGAGTTGTTGTGACGAGTTGATGTTAAAAGTTTCGCCTGCAAGGGCGTAAATTTGTGTCTCAAGGGTCATCATCTCCTGTTCAAAGGTTTTTGAAAGCTCCCCGAGTTTTTTTCGGTCCACCTTGATGCCGTGCATTTCCATATCTGCAAGGACAGTGATAAGGGGCATCTCCACCTGGTTCATCAGGTCCAGAAGGTTGCTCTCCTGAAGCTTTTGCTTAAGGATTCCATGGCAGAGAAGGGTTATATCCGCATCTTCTGCTGCATAGTCCAGGGCCGTTTGGATCTCAACCTCGTTAAATCCGATCTGGGTCTTGCCACTGCCCGTTACCTCCTTGTAGCGGATGGTTTTATGGTCCAGAAGGTCCATGGCAATTTTGTCCAGGCTGTGGCCCCTTTGGGATGGGTTTAACAGGTGGGAGGCGATCATGGTGTCAAACCCGAGACCCTGCATTCTGATGCCGTGGCGAGTAAGCACAATGTAGTCGTACTTGATGTTCTGGCCGACCTTTTTAACTTCGGGGTTTTCAAGAAGGGGACGTATTAGGGCAATCACCCGGGATAAATCAGGCTGTTTCTTGGCGTCCATTCCCGTGTGGCCCACGGGGATATAATAGGCCCTGTGGGGCTCCACGGCAAAGGAGATACCCACAAGTTTGGCCAGCATTGGGTGTTTTGAAGTGGTTTCCGTATCAACACTCAGAATGTCTGCCTGTTTAAAGGTCTCTATCAGTTTCTTTAATTGATCCAGCCCTGTTACAAGGATATACTCTTTTTCTGCAGGCGCCTGTGTGGGCTTGAACTCCTGGTAGAGCTTTGTAAACTCAAGTTCCTTGAAGATTTCTGCCAGCCGCCCGTGGTCAAAGGGCGAGAGGATGAATTCGTCCAGGGGGATTTCAACGGCAACGTTTCTGTCAATGGTAACCAGGTCCCGGCTCAGGAATGCCTGGTCCCGGTTGTCGGTAAGTTTTGCATACAGGCTTTTTTTGGATTTCAGGCTTTCCAGGTTATCATAGATGGTTTTCATGTTTCCATGTTCAGCAATGAGCTTCTGGGCCGTTTTGGGACCGACCCCTGGAACGCCCGGGATGTTGTCAGCGGTGTCTCCGGCAAGGCCTAACATGTCGATCACCTGGATGGGGGTCAGTCCCAGCTTGTCCGAAATCGCTCGTTTGTCGATGATCTCTTCTTTCATGGGGTCCCAGATCACGGCATTGTCCGTTACAAGTTGCATGAAATCCTTGTCCCCTGTTACCATGACCACGGCGAATCCCTTCTCTTCCGCCAGTCGGGCATAGGTGCCGATGAGGTCGTCTGCCTCAAACCCGGTCTTCTCCACAATGGGAATGTTCAGGGCCTTGACAACCTCCTTGATATAGGGAATTTGCAGCCTCAGGTCATCGGGCATTGGCGGTCGGTTGGCCTTGTATGCGTCAAACATGGCATTGCGAAAGGTGGGCCCCTTCACATCAAAAAATACGGCCACGTATTCAGGCTGTTTCTCCTTGATCAATTTCAGGAGAATTCTTGTGAATCCAAAGGTGGCATTTGTGGGGATGCCCGTGGATGTAGACAGGCTTCGTATGGCGTGGAAGGCACGGTAAAGATAGGCGCTTCCATCAACAAGGTATATGTTTTGTTTCATGTTTGATCTTTTATCCTAAGGGTTCCAGGGTGTCCCGCCGGTGGGGTCAGCCCCCACGGTGTCAGGCACCCTATGTTTTCGTTGATTGACTATTTTTGCAAGTCTTTTTTGGGAAAGTTCATGGGTTCAACTGTTCTTCCCCGGGGCTCGCTCAATTCTAACCCACTATTTTCCTTTACATAGTTGTGTTTTCATTTATAATAGATCACATGGAGGCGTATTTGCTGAACCTTCTATTTTTGCCCTCCTGTTCTTGCCCTGCATTTTCTTTTTTTCTTGCCCTGCATTCTTTTTTTACCGCCTTTTATTATCCGGCAGATTTTAGTTTAAAAAGGGGAGGATATTATGGAACTTAAACAGGGAGATCTTTTCTGGGGAATGGACAATGATTTTGTCATAAAGGTCATGGACGCAACCGAGAAAAAAAATGTTGATGAGGGTGTCACCCTTTTTCAAGCAGGTGATGTTGCAGACGATTTTTATATCCTGATCAAGGGGAGGGTCAAACTCACCATTGGCGATAAGGGGCCTGTTGTCTACATGGCAAAGGAGCCGGGCCAGGTTATTGGGTGGTCCACCCTGCTCGGCAGGGAGCACTATTCGGCCACGGCTATCTGTGTTGAAGCGTCAAAAATGCTAAAAGTCGGCAAAAAAAGCTTTCTTGAGAATCTTGCAAAGGATCCTCAAAGTGAAGCGCTTTTTTTCAAACGGGTTGCAGGAATGCTCGGAGATCGTCTGGTTTCCGTTTATCCCAGTATCGCCTAAACGGTTCATGGATCATTATTACGATGTTTAACAGTTTAGTGTCATCTGCCGGAATTGGGGGACGTTTCAATGGAACGTCCCCCGTTGTTTTATTTTTTCTTTTTAAGTGCCTCCATGAGAAGGGCTCCCATATCGCCCATGGGCGCCTTCTGGGCAGGGGCAAATTTGCGCCAGTCATCGGAATCCTTCATTTCGGGAGGGGCAAGGGAGATACGCCGTTTCTCCTCGTCGGCCGACTCCACCATTACAGTGACCTTGTCTCCGGGTTTGAGTGAGTCATAATCCGACGGTTTGGACGCCTTGGAAGCAACAGATGCCGGTAGAAGACCTGTGACGCCCGGCTCAAGACTGAGGAAAATGCCGAACTGCTCTCTTTTTTCCATGGTGGTTTCCACAATGGTGCCCGGGGCGTATTTTTCTGCAATGCCGGCCCAGGGATCCCCCAGGGCATCCTTGATACTCAGGGAGATGCGCCGTTTTTCAATGTCGATATCCTTGACCACCACCTGGACCATTTCACCCAGGGTTACCACGTCATCGGCCTTGACGATTCTTCGTGTGTGGCTCATTTCACTCAAATGAACCAGTCCGTCCATGCCCGGAGCGATTTCAACAAAGGCGCCAAAGGGGGCAAGGCGAACCACCTTGCCCGTGAGTTGATCCCCCGGGGCAATGGTGCCTGCCTGGGAATCCCAGGGGTCTTCGGACAGGGCCTGCTTGATGGAAAGGGAGATTTTGGGCATATCCGCTCCCTCCTTTGTTTCGATTTTAAGCAGCTTGACCTTGACCGTCTCTCCCTGCTTTACCACCTCTTCTGCCTTGTCCACCCTTGACCAGCTGAGTTCTGAAATATGGGCCATGCCTTCAACACCCGGAACAAGTTCGATGAACGCCCCATAGGGCATGAGTTTGGTGACGCTGCCGGTGAGGATGTCGCCCTCTTTGGCCTCCTTGAAGAACGCATCCTGCCGGTCTTTGTTTTCCAGATTCAAGAGATCCCGGCGGGAGACGACAATGTTGCGGCCCCCCTCTTCAAACCGGGTAATGATGAAGTTAAAGGTCGAACCCACATAGGATTCGGTGTCTTCAATATACTTTATGTCCATCTGGCTTACCGGGCAGAAGGCCCTTTTTCCCATGATGGTAACGCTGAATCCGCCCTTGATGGTTCCTGCTACCTTGCCTTCGACCGGGGTGCCGGTAAAGGATGCTTCTTCGAGCATGGTTGCGGTGCCGGCGCCTGACAGTGATTTAGACAGGGTGATTTCACTTTCATTCATGGATACCACGTAGAGAGAGATCTCATCGCCCACGGCATGGTGAAATTCTCCGTTTTTGTCTAAAAGTTCTGCCTTGTCCACGACTCCGTCGCTCTTGGCGCCTGTGCTGATATATACGGCATTCTGACCAATGGAGATAATTTTTCCATCTATTTTGTCTCCCTGGCGGATATCGTGGTTAATTTCTGCGTCATAGGAGGCAAACATCTCTGCAAAGCTTGCTTCTTCCTGGTTGTCAGATCCATTGTCTCCAAATTTGTCAGCCATCATTTTTC
Coding sequences:
- a CDS encoding cyclic nucleotide-binding domain-containing protein; the protein is MELKQGDLFWGMDNDFVIKVMDATEKKNVDEGVTLFQAGDVADDFYILIKGRVKLTIGDKGPVVYMAKEPGQVIGWSTLLGREHYSATAICVEASKMLKVGKKSFLENLAKDPQSEALFFKRVAGMLGDRLVSVYPSIA
- a CDS encoding TraB/GumN family protein; this encodes MDNIATADLEGVDRIFCNGKEIILIGTAHVSKESALLVTRVIESERPDTVCVELCETRLQSIRDKDAWRNMDIIKVIREKKAMFLLMNLMLASFQKRIAEKFEIKPGQEMINAIEAGEKIDARIFPADRAIQTTLTRVWRSMGLWERLKLMFQMVFSLGNTDEITEEEIERMKQEDILQTLLADMKRSHPILERILIDERDQFLAETIRTAPGDRIVAVAGAGHVPGIKRYLADSTAVDMDELTRIPRGGNFGKIMKWLIPLAILVLFGAGFFIKGKGGGTDMIWMWIAANGLFAGLGAVAALAHPWTILTSILAAPLTSLNPMIAAGWVSGLVEAISRKPKVKDLESIPVDILTVRGFWRNNVTRILLVVVFTNLGSSIGTMAAIPLMLKVIG
- a CDS encoding conjugal transfer protein TraB codes for the protein MDEQILRATKEIVVKFIELGRLSPATVHESIRDIHATIRETVKGSMDTDTKDQE
- the polA gene encoding DNA polymerase I, with amino-acid sequence MKQNIYLVDGSAYLYRAFHAIRSLSTSTGIPTNATFGFTRILLKLIKEKQPEYVAVFFDVKGPTFRNAMFDAYKANRPPMPDDLRLQIPYIKEVVKALNIPIVEKTGFEADDLIGTYARLAEEKGFAVVMVTGDKDFMQLVTDNAVIWDPMKEEIIDKRAISDKLGLTPIQVIDMLGLAGDTADNIPGVPGVGPKTAQKLIAEHGNMKTIYDNLESLKSKKSLYAKLTDNRDQAFLSRDLVTIDRNVAVEIPLDEFILSPFDHGRLAEIFKELEFTKLYQEFKPTQAPAEKEYILVTGLDQLKKLIETFKQADILSVDTETTSKHPMLAKLVGISFAVEPHRAYYIPVGHTGMDAKKQPDLSRVIALIRPLLENPEVKKVGQNIKYDYIVLTRHGIRMQGLGFDTMIASHLLNPSQRGHSLDKIAMDLLDHKTIRYKEVTGSGKTQIGFNEVEIQTALDYAAEDADITLLCHGILKQKLQESNLLDLMNQVEMPLITVLADMEMHGIKVDRKKLGELSKTFEQEMMTLETQIYALAGETFNINSSQQLGTILFEKLQLPAKKKTKKKTGYSTDVEVLNELAEHHELPEKILRYRSLGKLKSTYSDALQELIHPETGRIHTSFNQAITATGRLSSSDPNLQNIPIRTNEGKMIREAFVPEPGHILVAADYSQIELRLLAHFAEDEILIQSFRNDEDIHTRTAAEVFQAFPEFITEDLRRQAKAINFGIMYGMSAFKLAKEINVTRKTAQTYIDSYFARYAGVKRFIDKTIEQAKTTGEVTTILGRKRRLNDINASNVNLRKLAERAAINTPVQGSAADLIKLAMINMDRELKKTPLKSRMLLSVHDEIIFETPLAEKEALMDLARQVMEGVFALKVPLKVNIAAGINWARAH
- a CDS encoding 30S ribosomal protein S1, which translates into the protein MMADKFGDNGSDNQEEASFAEMFASYDAEINHDIRQGDKIDGKIISIGQNAVYISTGAKSDGVVDKAELLDKNGEFHHAVGDEISLYVVSMNESEITLSKSLSGAGTATMLEEASFTGTPVEGKVAGTIKGGFSVTIMGKRAFCPVSQMDIKYIEDTESYVGSTFNFIITRFEEGGRNIVVSRRDLLNLENKDRQDAFFKEAKEGDILTGSVTKLMPYGAFIELVPGVEGMAHISELSWSRVDKAEEVVKQGETVKVKLLKIETKEGADMPKISLSIKQALSEDPWDSQAGTIAPGDQLTGKVVRLAPFGAFVEIAPGMDGLVHLSEMSHTRRIVKADDVVTLGEMVQVVVKDIDIEKRRISLSIKDALGDPWAGIAEKYAPGTIVETTMEKREQFGIFLSLEPGVTGLLPASVASKASKPSDYDSLKPGDKVTVMVESADEEKRRISLAPPEMKDSDDWRKFAPAQKAPMGDMGALLMEALKKKK